In a genomic window of Telopea speciosissima isolate NSW1024214 ecotype Mountain lineage chromosome 5, Tspe_v1, whole genome shotgun sequence:
- the LOC122662693 gene encoding la-related protein 6C, whose translation MAQMNREEKLNESTEVEMNDSKTASFKFNAQAEEFVPRAQTQMPLSGYFYPCFDFMGGTSGSDWFYVAEREPVQMIPNSNVSVPNSTKTFLTNDLRQKIIKQVEHQFSDMSLVASDLLAKHIHKDPEGYVPISVIASLKKIKSLVSNNHLLVQALRASSKLIVSDDGKKVKRKHLFTERDKEELQSRIVFVENLPEDYSHPNLEKIFGVVGSVKTIRICHPQESSASRSKSDVLISNKLHALVEYETIDQAEKAVEKLNDERNWRKGLRVRLLLRRSPRSVIKSRKSDYDHFDKNSDEDEAPHSESLEDSHQSNNIEQSIENNAEDTSTGTKKGWARGRGKSRGRPQGHNVRGLLSPSPQSSSSIQCEASTKLTPKGPRMPDGTRGFTMGRGKPVSTLGMDMPSSTVE comes from the exons ATGGCACAAATGAACCGAGAAGAAAAGCTGAATGAATCTACGGAAGTGGAGATGAACGATAGCAAGACAGCTTCGTTCAAATTCAACGCCCAAGCAGAAGAATTCGTTCCCAGAGCACAGACCCAGATGCCCCTTTCGGGTTATTTTTATCCGTGCTTCGATTTTATGGGTGGGACTAGTGGGTCTGATTGGTTCTATGTTGCAGAGCGAGAACCAGTACAGATGATTCCTAATTCCAATGTTTCAGTCCCCAACTCTACCAAGACTTTCCTCACTAATGATCTTCGCCAAAAGATCATTAAACAG GTGGAACACCAATTCAGTGATATGAGTTTGGTAGCAAGTGATCTGTTAGCAAAGCATATACATAAAGATCCTGAAGGTTATG TTCCAATATCTGTTATTGCATCCTTGAAGAAAATAAAGTCACTTGTCAGCAACAATCATTTGCTTGTCCAAGCACTCCGAGCATCATCAAAACTG ATTGTGAGCGATGATGGCAAGAAGGTCAAACGTAAACACCTTTTCACTGAGCGGGACAAAGAGGAGTTGCAG TCTCGTATAGTTTTTGTTGAGAATTTGCCTGAAGATTATTCTCACCCAAACCTTGAGAAAATTTTTGGTGTTGTTGGAAG TGTGAAGACCATCAGAATATGTCATCCGCAGGAATCCAGCGCTTCTCGCTCAAAGAGTGATGTGCTCATCAGTAATAAA cTTCATGCACTTGTGGAGTATGAGACAATTGACCAAGCAGAGAAAGCA GTTGAAAAGCTAAATGATGAAAGGAACTGGAGAAAGGGCCTCCGTGTAAGATTGCTGCTTAGACGTTCG CCAAGATCTGTTATAAAGAGTAGGAAATCAGACTATGATCACTTTGATAAAAACTCAGATGAAGATGAGGCACCTCACTCAGAATCATTGGAAGACTCTCATCAATCTAATAACATTGAACAGTCCATCGAAAACAAT GCTGAAGATACTTCTACTGGAACGAAGAAAGGGTGGGCGAGAGGCCGTGGGAAGTCCCGTGGACGTCCCCAGGGTCACAATGTGCGTGGTCTGCTTTCCCCTTCACCACAATCTAGCAGCTCTATCCAGTGTGAAGCATCAACTAAATTGACTCCCAAGGGACCAAGAATGCCAGATGGGACACGCGGATTTACTATGGGTCGTGGGAAGCCAGTGAGCACTCTGGGTATGGATATGCCCAGTTCAACTGTTGAGTGA